Within Topomyia yanbarensis strain Yona2022 chromosome 2, ASM3024719v1, whole genome shotgun sequence, the genomic segment CTAACTCTAGGATCGACCGATCGTCCCTCAACTGCTCAGGCACGTTCTGTAGGAGCTCCTTACTGTTGGAATTCCACTTGCGAAGTGAAAATCCTGCTGACTGTAAAAGCTCGACCAGCTGTTGGATCAACTTCCTTCCATCCTTCACGTCGTCTACACCTGAGAGCATATCGTCCACGTAGAAGTCCTGCTTGAGCACCTTAGCAGCATCTGCAGCAGCATTTCTTCTCCTTCCTCGGCTAAACTTTGCAGGCATTTTGTGGCCAAATAAGGCGCAGACGCGGTACCGTACGTAACGGTCGTCAATTCGAAAGTACGGATTGGCTCTTCGATAGAATCTCTCCACAAGATCCGTTGTAGCGGTTGATCCGTTGCCTGAACTCGAACCATTCGGTACATCTTGGCGATGTCGGCTACTATTGCAAATCGGTGGATACGGAAGCGTAACGTGATACTGAGGAGGTCTTCCTGAACAACGGGACCGACCATCAAGCCGTCGTTCAAAGAAATGCCCGTAGATGTTCGACAAGAGCCATCGAAAACTACTCGGAGTTTCGTGGTGGTACTGTCCGGCTTTAGAACAGcgtggtgcggtaaataaaatGTCTTCCCTGCGGCGGTATCATCGATGACCTCTTTCATGTGGCCGAGAGTTTGGTATTCGTGTATAAACTGGGAATACAGCGTCTTCAGGTCTGGGTTGGCTGCAAATCGTCGTTCGAGTCCCATGAACCGTTTGAGAGCAGTTGCCCTTGAATCTCCCAATTTGCTGATAACGTATTCCTTCTTTGGCAGTGCCACAACAAATCTGCCATTCTCGTCTCTTACTGTAGTCTCCTTGAAAAACTGTTCGCAGGTGGTTTCTTCGACGGAATTGGTGCTGGCGGTTCGACAGGTCTCCAATTCCCAAAATCTTGTGAGCTGCTCTTCGATTTCCGCCGTCAAGCACACGTGCACCAGTGAACATCGCTCGCTATTTGTACTGTTGGGAACTCTTCCCGAGACTATCCACCCAAACACCGTATTCTGCAGAGTCGGTCCTGATGGCGTAGCTTTTTGTCGTTCATCTTTCAGCAAGTCCATGTAATATTCAGCTCCGATAATCAAATCGACCGGACCAGGCTCGTGAAAACTGGGATCGGCTATCAACGTCGAATCCGGAAGATCCCACTCGGCCGGATTGCAACTCGTCGTCGGAAGTAACACAGTCAGCTTTGGCAGCACATGGAACTGCATCTCTTCAGTGAATGGCGAAATGATCCTAGACCTAGGACCGACCTCTGCACTAACTAATTTGGTGGAAACCGATCGAGCTGATCCAATCCCTTGAACCGACAAATACGTAGGAGTCTCACGGAACTGTAGCTTGCTCGCAAAACTGGCAGTCATTAGACAGTGCTGGGAACACGAGTCTAGCAGGGCTCGTGCCAGCGTCGCTCTACCAAAACGATCTTTGATTGTAACGAGAGCGGTAGACAGAAGTATGTTGTGTGTAGGTGTGATGGGGAGTGCGACATAATTTTGACTTGTGGTGGGCGTGTTGGTGGCTGGAGGTGTGTTGTTTGTGCGCTGCGAGCTGGCAGTggtggtgtgtgtgtgttggtTCGAATTGTGTTGCTTAGCCTTTGGCGGTCGCGATTGCTCGTCTTGTGTCGGAGGTTTCGGCTGCGAGTGTGGAACGGAGGATCTGGTTGGTCCATGCAGCATGGAATGGTGCTTCTGTTGACAATGACGGCAGACCCCTCTCTCGCAGGAATTTGCGTAATGTCCTGGACGCAGACAGTTTCGACACAGTCTGTGTTTAGCGACAGCCTCGACACGATCTGGAACGTTCATCCGTTGAAATGCAGAACACTGGAAAGCAGGATGCCACGAGTCACTGCAGAATGCGCATCTGTTTGACGTTTTCACCACTGTGTGACAGACAGCTGGTTTCGAGGAACGATGATCGACGAAGTTGGATTTAGCAGGAGCCACTGACTGGAGTACATCACAATGATTGCGCAAGAAGCCGAGCATAGCAGTATACGTGGGTACATCTTTTGAATTGTGATGAGTTTCCCACTGACGCAGCGTGGCGGAATCGAGTTTAGAACACAACATGTATGCGAGAATGGTGCTCCACTCGGAGGTGTTTTGCCCAATCTTGTCCAGCATCTGAAGGTTTTTCTCAAACTCACTAATGAGACTGTTGAGTTTTTCATAGCTCTCTCTCTTGAGCCCTTCTGTAGCGAACAGTGCGTCGAGATGAGCCTTCACAATCAACTTCTTGTTTTCATAACGGTTCGCTAACATTTCCCATGCAACGTTGTAGTTTACGGCTGACAAGCCCACAGAACTAATCTCCTGCAATGCGTCTCCTGATAACGATGATCTCAAGTAGGTGAAACGGTCCATGTCGGTCAACTGAGGATTGTTGTGAATGAGGCTTTGAAAGGTGTCGCGAAAAGTTACCCACTCGAAGATCTTACCACTGAACGACGGTAAACGGATTTCAGGTAGCTTCACTTTTGAAAATGTCGGCGTTGGGTGCACACCGAAAACATCATCTCCTGCAATTGATGAATGGGGACCTCTTTGTGATGGTGGCGTTGGTGGGGGTAGGAAATGTGGTAGCAAAGTCACAAGCGCCGCCTTCAGTGCGTAGAATCGATCACGAAATTCCTGCATAATACGATCATTTTCATCGTCCATATGTTCCAACGCCTCCTGCTTCAAGTCTGGGTCAGATTTAGCATGTTTCTGGACCTCAACATCTTCCAGCAGCAACTCAAGCTTACTCCGAACCACAAGAAAATCCTTAAAATCTTCCTCAAGTCCATGCAGCCGAAGGTTCACTTGCCCGCTATCAGTCTCCTGGTCGTATTTCTGGAGAAAATGTTGCACGCTGTCGAAAGCCTTCACTATCTGGTGTTCCCGCTTACGAAGAGATCTAAGTTCTGCCATTTTGAATCACTGCACTTGGCCTGTACTCACCACACCGTTCACAAAATTCAAACCGTTTAATTGAAACAGCCACTGCActctttaaaaataaattgactgaTCGACTCGACGTTCCACACTACTAATTCGCGAAACCGAAAATTGACAGAAAAGCCAAACTGCAACAGAAGGAAACCAGACGGGAGGAAGCAACAGGCGAAAAATCCAGCGGAACTTTCGAGACCAACTTTTATCAGGGACACACTTGCCAAAAACAAAATGCTCGCATAatcttaattatttattttccaGCCAACACAACATAACATGCGCCACATGCAAATGCGCCACCACACAAATATCATGCGCTATACTCCCTTTAATTCCGCTCGGAATCCCCGTCCGGGATAAATCTGCCGTTGCACGATGACCGCCTGATTGTTGTCGCCGCTGAATAGCTGCTGCAGAAACACGCGCTCCGATCCGCGATGGCGCCGAAGTCTTCTCACGATGGCATCAACTAGCGTCGAAAATGGTGATGCTCTTCTTCGCGCACTATCACCAGCCGCTTACAAATGTCACTTGGCGGTCTTCGCATAGGGGTCAATGCCCGCTTGTAAAGTTCACTGACCGCACTTCAATCACGGAGATTGTCCACCGTTTCTAAACTGTCTTTTAGAAAGTGTCCGAGAACCACTTCACTGGATCGaaatccggttcgaaggaccaatgtTCGCGCGCGCAAGTCTGGATTCTTCGGACACTTCTAAACactttcaattttataaacgaaAAAATACACTTTATTGCGCGAActaaaaaacgtattttttggCGAACGAAAGACGTGTGTATCACGCGACGGTTTATTTGATCTGATTTATCCCTTCTACATATAAAGATCAGCTGGCCGGCTGACGGGTAAAGCACAACGGCAAAAGGCCTGTTCGCCCTGGATCGGTTACTACCTGCACTCGTGTAGTGAAAGAAACCAAGAAATGGTATGGGAAGGAGTGAGATCGCACTGATCGCAGATTGTGGATCATATTGGGGATGCACAAGATTCCCTGATTCTGACCTTCGTTTCTCGCTCGAtcacaatgttttgaatatttttgacaGGCTGTCAATATGCTCTGTCAGACTGGTTGAGAATACGATGATGTCGTCCATGTAAACCAAACAGATGACACCAATGTGTTCTCGAAGAACATTATCCATCACACGTTGAAAGGTGGATGGGGCATTTTTCAGGCCAAACGGCATTCTCACAAACTCGTAATTACCGTTTTCGACACTAAAAGCTGTTTTCGGAATGTCCTTGTCCTCGACCTCGACCTGGTGGAATCCAGATGCGAGATCTAGGGTAgtaaaatacatacatacaagctAGTGAGCTTGTCTAGAATATCTGTTATGTTAGGAATGGGATAACGATCGTCAATCGTTTTCTCATTCAATTTACGGCAATCAATTACCATCCGCCATTTTTTCTTGCCGGATGCATCCAATTTTTTTGGGACGATCCATACAGGAGAAGTCCACGGGCTGTTTGACTGCCGTATGATTCCTTGATTTAGCAAGTCGGAAATCTGACGCTTTACCTCCTCTCTATGACAGAAGGGGTAGAGTTCTGTTATAATTTAAATAAGTCCCTACTTAAACAAACCTCGTCACGACGGTCGCTGTAATGTGTCACAAGGTGGTTTTTTATTTCAGACCAATCGAGATTGGTACCGTATAGTTCGAGGACGCTATCGGCGTCTCCCTGAATTTTTGTGCGAATAGCTTGTAACCATACTTTGTAGATAGTTGTGCCTCTCGCATTTTCTAGCAACGGCATTAACTTGTCGATgctctttaaaaatgtatgtaatTTTATCGGATTGCCATCGAAGGATGGCAAGCCTTTAATAATCTGTGGTGTTTGAAGGGATTTTAGAATCCCTTCTATACCTGAAACGTGTTCATCGTGTCGCATTTCTCTTAATTGTGCCTGTGCGCCGTTCGCTGCTGCCTGTGCGGCGCCTACAGCTTCAGCCGCCCCGATGGCTTCTAACTGCATATGAGCGATTTGCTCATTTTTATCTGCGAGCATACGCTGTAGCTCTGCGATTTGGTGTTCCATTTCTAAACGCTAATCACTTGTCACTTTTCACTTGTGTTTAGTTACTACAGTTAGGCTAATTCGGttaacgttttgcctttctcatataaagaaaggctatgcaatcactgtaaaaatcgaccttttaaccgaggcccggagggccgagtgtcatacaccattcgattcagttcgtcgagatcggcaaatgtatgtgtgtgtgtatgtgtgtgtgtatgtgtgtgtcatttaaactcacacaattttctcagagatggctgaaccgattttcgcaaacttagtttcatctgaaaggtataacgctcccataagctgctattgaatttttagttgatccgacttccggttccggagttacgggttgaagagtgcggtcacatagcaaattcccatataaactggtaccaccatgatgttcaaatgatgtaaaacatattaaaattgatgtaacattactctagtttacgggtctggatcactaatgatcaatcaaagcagctttgaccacattggccacctatgacggttcatgacgcccacggggaacccgccaagttcctaagctaatatcacacccattccccaacgaattctctaccgatttttacaaacttgatttcaaatcaaagatacaataataccattgactgctgctgaatttcattcggttctgactcttacttccggagttacaggggtgttagtaaggatacactggaatttccgaTATAattcggtacaatcgtaatacctcagaggctaaaaactattgaaatggtcaccaaattacttctaatcgcagatctagatcactgattgccaatcaaacattctttgaatatattgtccactatcgacgattccggaagtccggaattccgggaatattccacaattaaagtcacatcggttcttcggagatggctggaccgattttctcaaaccaagtctcaaatggaaggcaaaatatgcagttgagcattgcgtcgccgcccctcccccccatcgccttgcccttacacctccctccttcatcactcccctccccttggaccaccctcacgcccgcatttccttcatccaccccgtataccgaaataagatgaaggatttctgacgcatcctccactcccactctactaacccccattccctccactttcaaacccattccaccaacatttcaaaatataatcacatgaagataacattgctgattaagctaattaaatattattcttttgcctttctcatatagaaaggttatgcaatttctccaaaaaccgactttctaaccgaggcccggagggccgagtctcatataacattcgactcagttcgccgagatcgcaaaatatctgtgtgtatgtatgtatgtatgtatgtatgtatgtatgtatgtatttatgtatgtatgtatgtatgtatgtatgtatgtatgtatgtatgtatgtatgtatgtatgtatgtatgtatgtatgtatgtatgtatgtatgtatgtatgtatgtatgtatgtatgtatgtatgtatgtatgtatgtatgtatgtatgtatgtatgtatgtatgtatgtatgtatgtatgtgtgtgtgtatgtgcggaattgttaacaaaatgtccacatcggtttctcggagatggctgaaccgatttttacaaactaagattcaaatgaaaggtataatattcccatagattgctattgaaattcatttccagccgacatcttgttccggattacgagttgaagagtatggttacaaaacaaaatttgctgatttgtccacatcggtttctcggaattttctgaaccgattttaacaaacttgattttaaattaaaggtccatcagctgctgttgaattttgtgtggatccgagttctggttcctgaattacagggtgatacgtacgatcacgcagcaaatcccgattctaacgaattctgcgatgaatgtaaaaaggtgattttttttccaaaatgtaaacacaactgttgaatttgttgatctaggtcaccaacagtcattcaaagtctctttggccaccatcgacggatccggaagcatccaaattcagaataacgattatattggtttctcgaaaatggctagacggatttgatcaacttagtctcaaatgaaaggtgttgcgtccctggaaactgatattaaattccatctccatccgaattccggctccggagttaggTGGTGAGGAGtgtagaaaactccgattcaaaccgataccgctatgaatgcaaaaaggtgctcttatgtgtacttaccaagtgtaataagaaagaaagacatttccataatgttatattgtacgaaccagctattaaatcatagttagtagaaatgagaaaggcacaattgcacctctaggtggattaaaacaggactttctgggactttgccgatttcgcacctttttgcctttctcatataaagaaaggctatgcaatcactgtaaaattcgactttttaaccgaggcccggagggccgagtgtcatacaccattcgattcagttcgtcgagatcggcaaatgtctgtgtgtgtgtatgtatgtgtgtgtatgtgtgtgtgtatgtgtgtgtgtatgtgtgtgtgtgtgtcatttaaactcacacaattttctcagagatggctgaaccgattttcgcaaacttagtttcatctgaaaggtataacgctcccataagctgctattgaatttttagttgatccgacttccggttccggagttacgggttgaagagtgcggtcacacagcaaattaccatataaactggtaccaccatgatgttcaaatgatgtaaaacatattaaaattgatgtaacattactctagtttgcgggtctggatcactaatgatcaatcaaagcagctttgaccacattggccacctatgacggttcatgacgcccccggggaacccgccaagttcctaagctaatatcacacccattcctcaacgaattctctaccaatttttacaaacttgatttcaaatgaaagatacagtaatgccattgactgctgctgaatttcattcggttctgactcttgcttccggagttacaggggtgttagtaaggatacactggaatttcccatataaatcggtacaatcgtaatacctcagaggctaaaaactattgaaatggtcaccaaattacttctaatcgcagatctagatcactgattgccaatcaaacattctttgaatatattgtccactatcgacgattccggaagtccggaattccgggcatattccacaattaaagtcgcatcggttcttcggtgatgactgaaccgattttctcaaaccaagtctcaaatggaaggcaaaatatgcagttgagtattgcgtcgccgcccctcccccccgccttgcccttaaacctccctccttcatcactcccctcctcttggaccaccctcacgcccgcatttccttcatccaccccgtataccgaaataagatgaaggatttctgacgcatcctccactgttcaaacccattccaccaacctttccaaattaaaatcacatgaagataacattgaactcatgcttattaagctaattaaatattattcttttgcctttcttatatagaaaggttaagcaattgctccaaaaaccgactttctaaccgaggcccgtagggccgagtctcataacattcgactcaattcgccgagatcgcaaaatatctgtgtgtatgtatgtgtgtatgtatgtatgtatgtatgtatgtatgtatgtatgtatgtatgtatgtatgtatgtatgtatgtatgtatgtatgtatgtatgtatgtatgtatgtatgtatgtatgtatgtatgtatgtatgtatgtatgtatgtatgtatgtatgtatgtatgtatgtatgtatgtatgtatgtatgtatgtatgtatgtatgtatgtatgtatgtatgtatgtatgtatgtatgtatgtatgtatgtatgtatgtatgtatgtatgtatgtatgtatgtatgtatgtatgtatgtatgtatgtatgtatgtatgtatgtatgtatgtatgtatgtatgtatgtatgtatgtatgtatgtatgtatgtatgtatgtgtgtttctattgaatttcattttcaaccgacatcttgttccggattacgagttgaagagtatggttacgaaacaaaatttgttgatttgtccacatcggtttctcggaattttctgaaccgattttgacaaacttaattttaaatgaaatgtccatcagctgctgttgaattttgtgtggatcagaagttctggttcctgaattacagggtgatacgtacgatcacgcagcaattcccgattctaacgaatcctgcgatgaatgtaaaaaggtgattttttttccaaaatgtaaacacaactgttgaatttgtagatctaggtccccaacagtcattcaaagtctctttggccacactggccaccatcgacggatcctgaagtatccaaattcagaataacggttatattggttgctCGAAAATggccagggccgtcgagagccgcggcgggccccaaggctagtgttactgacgggcccttctcaacttacttatttgaatcttgattagaggaattgtatatattcattcaaatatcaaactatgttgctattactaaaatttccattggtacgagtttttcaatttgcgaGTTCCCGGGTGCTCTTTTGGCCTGTTGAAAATGTACGCAATGGTTAACAACCTTATTAGAGGTATATGTAGCTCATCCGTACATTCGCACCTTGTTTGTGTCATCGTCTTTATATACAAAGAGGTACTGACTtcatgttgccacattcaatgatATATTTCATTTTGCGCAACAAATGCTTCTACTAGTCTAAAAAATAATCAGTACGCTATGTCCAGCTATGAAATTCTAGGGTGTAGACATTGATCATCTTTACTtccatttgcaaatttgatattttttcatttctccAACAGATGATTTCAAGAGAcatctcgaaaagtaaacaggaatacagtttgaccaAAGTAGGGCCACTTTCTGCTTTGATCgtcattcatttttattcacgttcgacacagtaggttgaagtacgatattttgcttctgtgGTTTAGACAAAACGATATACGATTTTTCTGTtggtagcggtggagcagtttttagcttttgttgtaagcaagatgagaaggtagcagatgcagctcgtaattttcatttcaaaatataaaacaaccgagaaaattttctaatcatagcTTTTATGAAGGTTTTTTTTGGGAAAGCAATGTGACGTTTTAATGTAGAAGTCGGTGTTAATACGCTATTGAAATATGTAGTAACAGACAAAAAATGATGcagaacgcagtaataaggaattaaacgcaaataaaacaactgtgAGTGCAGCGGGCAACCGTCTGCTGGTACTGGTGactgaattgaactgatttgatttctttatttcgcacatATCAATTGGATTCTTATGGATATCACAAACATCTCAAACGAGGGTTAAAATTATTGTTCCATCTTAACACAAAGAATTTTaggcaaaaaattattttaacgtgctctgccgttctacgcccaattgtcccatgttgcaaaactgacaactgagaaaaacgcgattgaagatgaaaattataTTAGCAATCTGAAGGGAAACGGTGTAACAAATAAAGCTTTAGCCTAAAATTACGTTCATAGCAATCGTTTCCAACATAATCAGTCAAGTTTTTCATTATAGAGATCCAATTAACGTtagtttttacaaaaaaatgttaagtgGGACTGTAATGCCGAGAAATCGAAAGGAAACCGGAAAATTCTTCGCATATAAGTCCCATAACGATCTATGTAAACGATGCTCATAACtcattttttacaaaagtgtatgtcgtgagtttttctgttactTGGGGAATTTTTTGCGTCATCAAAATTGGAAATAGGGTAAAGTACCTATTTTTACTCTATTTAGAAGGGTACCtcacaaaataattaattactctgcctacactcgatggagtgcatataatttggcatccacaaccttgcttcgttcttaagaaccaatctaataacacaaatggcctAAAATCGATGAAATGCTAGTAGCTTGATCGCAACATAAGCTCCAATCGAGTGCCCCATTTGTcgccctaccatttgactcaatgtattgaacaaagatagcaaacgttgcactaaccaacggcttcaattGGGTAACGTGATAATAAAAACATTGCGAAAATAGACTCATTGTTCTGTTCGTACAAGATTGTTCTCACTGCTGTGATTAATATTACCACTGCCATCTTTTTTCAATGAACCTgtattttttcatcaattttttaagtgcccgacatctagcgtaatgcacttcttaactaaacgctacgtaattttttattgtgatcttttttgggatttttgttagtgggacaattatgcgtataatatcaacaatgggacaaacagacttggtattttttcacgaagtcttcgaacaaactgtatgatttggatgtgttttctgaaaatatacatcaaaaaggactgtttgatgaaaaaaatgaccaaaaatcaacatgggacaattatgcgtagaacggcagtgctataaaaatacaaataaaaaattatttcaattacctgttaattaaggtcagtctaccttctcatcccgCCCGGAGTTTAAgctaaaatcgttccgctaCAGATCCACGGCAAAAACTAGCCCCACTGTGGataaattgtgttgctattggtttttggaaatgttctttgagaccagctattcgagaagtgaaacaattactaaaagtaCAGAAGACGCTCAATCTGGCAGGAGTCATTCGTTAAGCGAAACAACATACAACACGCCAACGAATGCGACAACGTCAACTATAGCATCCCCGTATATATATAGACAACGGCTCTAGACAGGTTCGCTTACACGATTTAACTCCGCTCACTACTGACATAacgataaaaaaaaagtttatatcaAGGTACGGAGAAATGGATTTAATAACTTAGAGGAACATTTTCCAGGGTGATTCTAATCCTtttcttgtggtgagaatgcttgtgACCAAACAAATTCCTTTTTACATAACCAATTTATGCATATTAACCGAAAATGGAACATCTCATAAGAAAACCCCGGTTAtgcacccagggcagattcctatacgcaaattctccaaaaagacactgcaccacggaaaCCATTGTACAGAAGTAGCTACGAAAAGTCCGCCTACTATACCCGTAAACAGCACATCGTCATCTTATGCCAatccacaaaaagcttcaaaatcaaGATTTACGggaaacaaatattcactcaataaaaaTACTCCCAGttcctccaaaccaacaaccggtaccaccagcaaagaaact encodes:
- the LOC131680368 gene encoding uncharacterized protein LOC131680368: MAELRSLRKREHQIVKAFDSVQHFLQKYDQETDSGQVNLRLHGLEEDFKDFLVVRSKLELLLEDVEVQKHAKSDPDLKQEALEHMDDENDRIMQEFRDRFYALKAALVTLLPHFLPPPTPPSQRGPHSSIAGDDVFGVHPTPTFSKVKLPEIRLPSFSGKIFEWVTFRDTFQSLIHNNPQLTDMDRFTYLRSSLSGDALQEISSVGLSAVNYNVAWEMLANRYENKKLIVKAHLDALFATEGLKRESYEKLNSLISEFEKNLQMLDKIGQNTSEWSTILAYMLCSKLDSATLRQWETHHNSKDVPTYTAMLGFLRNHCDVLQSVAPAKSNFVDHRSSKPAVCHTVVKTSNRCAFCSDSWHPAFQCSAFQRMNVPDRVEAVAKHRLCRNCLRPGHYANSCERGVCRHCQQKHHSMLHGPTRSSVPHSQPKPPTQDEQSRPPKAKQHNSNQHTHTTTASSQRTNNTPPATNTPTTSQNYVALPITPTHNILLSTALVTIKDRFGRATLARALLDSCSQHCLMTASFASKLQFRETPTYLSVQGIGSARSVSTKLVSAEVGPRSRIISPFTEEMQFHVLPKLTVLLPTTSCNPAEWDLPDSTLIADPSFHEPGPVDLIIGAEYYMDLLKDERQKATPSGPTLQNTVFGWIVSGRVPNSTNSERCSLVHVCLTAEIEEQLTRFWELETCRTASTNSVEETTCEQFFKETTVRDENGRFVVALPKKEYVISKLGDSRATALKRFMGLERRFAANPDLKTLYSQFIHEYQTLGHMKEVIDDTAAGKTFYLPHHAVLKPDRRPPQYHVTLPYPPICNSSRHRQDVPNGSSSGNGSTATTDLVERFYRRANPYFRIDDRYVRYRVCALFGHKMPAKFSRGRRRNAAADAAKVLKQDFYVDDMLSGVDDVKDGRKLIQQLVELLQSAGFSLRKWNSNSKELLQNVPEQLRDDRSILELDSSSSTIKTLGLVWEPSTDSFRFTIPTWNSAAVITKRTVLSDVSRLFDPLGLVGPVIIQAKIFIQELWKQECSWDEPLLPELQEYWQEYRRNLAGLDSLSVPRWVGLSSNIVAEELHGFCDSSEAAYGACIYIRTVTETGSVTVRLLTSKSRVAPLENLKKKKKRQSIPRLELSSALLLAHLYEKVVQSLRISVRSFFWTDSMIVKCWLSSSPSRWKQFVANRVSEIQHITKEGTWNHVAGVENPADLVSRGMIPAQLQYQYVWFDGPRWLLLEEAYRPQSRQIREEDIVSADLEEKTTTLVLQASTPSEIFNLRSSLSELVRITAYIGRFRFNAQAVNRNCRRYGPITSSELDDALRALVRLAQEESFPQELADLSKRTHVRDSSRIVSLKPILNKGMMCVGGRFRHASVSPNRKHPYILDPHHPLTKIVVTHYHRKLFHAGQQLLISAMRERFWPVYTRNLVRQVIHECVACFRVRPKDQDQIMADLPAERVTPCSPFQRVGVDYCGPFSVVYPHRRCRPVKCFVAVYICLTTKAIHLEIAADLTTQAFLASLKRFSARRGKPELIMCDNAKNFVGAKRELDELRKLFHNQQFQNTVAKEAADDRIEFRFIPARSPNFGGLWESAVKSFKTLFKRTIGLHTLVYDEMQTVLIQIEAILNSRPLTPVSNDPDDFEALTPGHFLIQRPLMAIPEPDLGEIPENRLSAWQKAQRFTQVLWKKWSTQYLSNLHNRTKWTRQRDNIRVGTMVVLKEENLPPLKWHLARVTEIQTGPDGNVRVVKVRTKDGSYQRAISKICVLPIRDNISLPTEED